The Pseudoalteromonas translucida KMM 520 genome has a window encoding:
- the fliF gene encoding flagellar basal-body MS-ring/collar protein FliF — protein sequence MAQSNQSTDLALASGGIEQSDSDDQQEQKSGYLSALSGVDVLRQVTLIIALAICLAIAIFVIIWARQPDMRPLGKMPTEELIQTLDFLDAQKIDYQLDGNVVSVDESEYQNIKLLMTREGLDQGPTSGSDIIMQDMGFGVSQRLERERLKHGREQQLARTIEELNNITRAKVLLAIPKENVFARREKKPSATVVLTLKRGRSLNSEEVDSVVDMIASAVQGLEPARVTVTDQNGRLLNSGSQSSLSARSRKEYDLERKREQEYLEKIDSILIPIVGLSNYTAQVDLSMDFSSLEETQKRYNPDLPAVRSETTFEENNIGGLAVGIPGALSNQPPVNSDIPEVAGQGGAGSVTSPSRTHKEATRNYELDTTISYKRQQSGTIRRISVSVAVDYLPTVGENGETTMTPRSVEALSNIRRLLQGGVGFDIQRGDALEVVTVPFVREAADMSFEVPLWEQDWFMKIVRLVLAALVIIVLIMAVVKPMLKRLIYPDSTLDEYDEDALSSGVDIGDSSLDMLNKDFDSASVGFSSDGTLQLPDLHGDEDLLKAVRALVANEPELSSQVVKAWLTEDD from the coding sequence GTGGCGCAATCTAATCAATCTACAGATCTTGCACTTGCTAGTGGCGGTATTGAGCAAAGCGATAGTGACGATCAACAAGAACAAAAGTCGGGCTATTTAAGTGCGTTAAGCGGTGTTGATGTATTGCGTCAAGTTACCCTTATTATTGCACTGGCTATTTGTTTGGCAATTGCCATTTTTGTGATTATTTGGGCACGCCAGCCAGATATGCGTCCATTAGGTAAAATGCCCACCGAAGAGCTAATTCAAACGCTTGATTTTTTAGATGCGCAAAAAATAGATTATCAACTAGATGGTAACGTAGTGTCGGTTGATGAAAGCGAATACCAAAATATAAAATTATTAATGACTCGCGAAGGCTTGGATCAAGGTCCTACTTCTGGCTCAGACATAATAATGCAAGATATGGGCTTTGGTGTAAGCCAACGCTTAGAGCGCGAGCGCCTAAAGCATGGCCGAGAGCAACAACTTGCCCGCACTATAGAAGAGCTTAATAACATTACTCGCGCCAAAGTATTGTTAGCCATCCCTAAAGAAAACGTATTTGCCCGCAGAGAGAAAAAGCCATCAGCAACGGTCGTACTTACGCTTAAACGCGGACGCTCGCTTAACAGCGAAGAAGTAGACTCTGTGGTGGATATGATAGCCTCAGCAGTGCAAGGATTAGAGCCTGCACGTGTAACGGTTACTGATCAAAATGGCCGTTTATTAAACTCAGGCTCACAAAGCTCACTTTCTGCACGCTCTCGTAAAGAGTACGACCTAGAGCGTAAGCGCGAGCAAGAATACCTTGAAAAAATTGATAGCATTTTAATCCCTATTGTTGGTTTGAGTAATTACACCGCGCAAGTTGATTTGAGCATGGACTTTAGCTCACTAGAAGAAACGCAAAAACGTTATAACCCAGACCTACCAGCAGTAAGAAGTGAAACGACGTTTGAAGAAAACAACATAGGCGGCTTAGCTGTAGGTATTCCTGGCGCGTTAAGTAACCAACCTCCGGTAAATTCAGATATTCCAGAAGTAGCAGGTCAAGGCGGCGCAGGAAGTGTTACTTCACCGAGTCGTACGCACAAAGAAGCCACGCGTAACTATGAGCTCGATACTACTATTTCGTATAAGCGCCAACAAAGCGGCACGATCCGCAGAATTAGCGTATCGGTAGCGGTTGATTATTTGCCAACAGTGGGCGAAAACGGTGAAACCACCATGACCCCGCGCTCGGTTGAGGCACTGTCAAATATTCGACGTTTATTACAAGGCGGTGTTGGCTTTGATATACAACGCGGCGATGCCCTAGAGGTAGTGACAGTTCCCTTTGTACGAGAAGCCGCAGATATGAGTTTTGAAGTACCTTTATGGGAACAAGACTGGTTTATGAAAATAGTACGCCTAGTACTGGCAGCATTGGTTATTATTGTGTTGATTATGGCGGTAGTTAAACCTATGCTAAAACGCTTAATTTACCCAGACAGCACGCTTGATGAGTACGATGAAGATGCACTTAGCTCTGGGGTTGATATTGGCGATAGTAGCTTAGATATGCTAAATAAAGACTTTGATTCTGCTTCAGTTGGCTTCTCAAGCGATGGTACACTGCAGCTACCCGATTTACATGGTGACGAAGACTTACTTAAAGCCGTACGTGCCCTTGTAGCTAATGAACCAGAACTATCATCACAAGTAGTGAAAGCGTGGTTAACCGAAGATGACTGA
- the fliN gene encoding flagellar motor switch protein FliN translates to MSDDQDTMDEWAAALAEAEGTDDSGQAKVTELDELSDAKHEISGDEKRKLDTILDIPVTISMEVGRSKINIRNLLQLNQGSVVELDRVAGEPLDVLVNGTLIAHGEVVVVNDKFGIRLTDVISQVERIKKLR, encoded by the coding sequence ATGAGCGATGATCAAGACACTATGGATGAATGGGCAGCAGCATTAGCCGAAGCTGAGGGTACTGATGACAGTGGCCAAGCAAAAGTAACTGAACTCGATGAATTAAGTGATGCAAAACACGAGATCAGTGGCGATGAAAAGCGCAAGCTCGATACAATTTTAGATATACCTGTGACTATTTCTATGGAAGTAGGGCGCTCTAAAATTAATATTCGTAACTTATTACAATTAAACCAAGGCTCGGTGGTAGAGCTTGATCGAGTTGCGGGTGAACCGTTAGATGTACTGGTTAATGGTACTTTAATTGCCCATGGCGAAGTGGTAGTAGTAAACGATAAGTTTGGTATACGCTTAACCGACGTAATTAGCCAAGTAGAACGGATCAAAAAATTACGATGA
- the fliJ gene encoding flagellar export protein FliJ, whose translation MAKNKLHLLLKIENDKEETLRMSYLQANQNLQANQQKLQGLNDFRLEYTQQLHIKGQSGLSSAGFSQFHAFIAKIEEAIRQQANTVNTAKQVVSQRKTLWLKQQIKAKAVAKLIEKQQLKANVLVAKNEQKMLDEFSANQFFQRHNNRL comes from the coding sequence ATGGCTAAAAACAAACTGCATTTATTACTAAAAATAGAAAACGATAAAGAAGAAACGCTACGGATGAGCTACTTGCAGGCGAATCAAAATTTACAAGCAAACCAGCAAAAGCTCCAAGGTTTAAATGACTTTAGATTGGAATATACCCAGCAATTACACATTAAAGGGCAGTCGGGCTTATCAAGTGCTGGATTTAGTCAGTTTCATGCATTTATTGCCAAAATAGAAGAAGCAATTCGCCAACAAGCCAATACGGTTAATACCGCAAAACAAGTGGTGAGTCAGCGTAAAACACTGTGGTTAAAGCAGCAAATTAAGGCTAAAGCAGTCGCTAAACTAATTGAAAAACAACAGTTAAAGGCTAATGTGCTAGTGGCGAAAAATGAGCAAAAAATGTTGGATGAGTTTTCTGCTAATCAATTTTTTCAACGACACAACAATCGACTTTAA
- the fliG gene encoding flagellar motor switch protein FliG, translating to MTDQNQKQLPAAFDVDKLDGVDKAAILLLSLSEEDAAQILKHLEPKQVQKVGMAMAGLQDLSQAKISAVHNLFIEQIQSFSTIGFQSEDFIKKALTAALGEDKAASLIDQIVMGSGAKGLDSLKWMDSKQVANIIRNEHPQIQTIVLSYLEPEQSAEILAQFPEKVRLDLTMRIANLEEVQPAALQELNEIMEKQFAGQAGAQAAKMGGLKAAADIMNYLDTNVEGQLMDSIREHDEEMSQQIQDLMFVFENLMDVDDRGIQAILREVQQDVLMKAIKGTDDALKEKILGNMSKRAAEMLADDLEAMAPVRISEVEAAQKEILSTARRLSDSGEIQLGGGGGEEFL from the coding sequence ATGACTGATCAAAACCAAAAACAACTCCCAGCAGCTTTCGATGTTGATAAACTAGATGGCGTAGATAAAGCGGCCATATTGCTATTAAGTTTATCTGAAGAAGATGCAGCGCAAATACTCAAACATTTAGAGCCCAAACAGGTGCAAAAAGTGGGTATGGCGATGGCTGGTTTACAGGATTTATCGCAAGCTAAAATAAGCGCGGTACATAATTTATTTATAGAGCAAATTCAAAGCTTTAGTACAATTGGTTTTCAATCAGAAGACTTTATTAAAAAAGCACTTACCGCTGCATTAGGTGAAGACAAAGCCGCTAGCCTAATTGACCAAATAGTAATGGGTTCGGGGGCTAAAGGGCTTGATTCGTTAAAGTGGATGGACTCGAAGCAAGTAGCTAACATTATTCGTAATGAGCATCCGCAAATTCAAACCATTGTATTGTCGTATTTAGAGCCTGAGCAATCTGCCGAAATACTGGCGCAGTTTCCTGAAAAAGTGCGCCTAGATTTAACCATGCGTATAGCTAATCTTGAAGAAGTGCAGCCTGCTGCATTACAAGAGCTTAACGAAATTATGGAAAAACAGTTTGCTGGCCAAGCGGGTGCGCAAGCAGCGAAAATGGGCGGCTTAAAAGCGGCTGCCGATATTATGAACTACCTAGATACCAACGTAGAAGGGCAGTTAATGGACTCTATTCGTGAGCATGACGAAGAAATGTCGCAACAAATTCAAGATCTTATGTTTGTGTTTGAAAACCTAATGGACGTAGACGACCGTGGTATTCAAGCAATTTTACGCGAAGTACAACAAGACGTACTAATGAAAGCGATTAAAGGCACAGACGATGCGCTTAAAGAAAAAATACTCGGTAATATGTCTAAACGTGCTGCCGAAATGCTTGCTGATGACTTAGAGGCAATGGCACCTGTGCGTATTAGTGAAGTAGAAGCAGCGCAAAAAGAAATACTCTCTACGGCACGTAGGTTATCAGACTCGGGCGAAATACAGCTTGGCGGCGGCGGCGGTGAGGAGTTTTTATAA
- a CDS encoding flagellar hook-length control protein FliK, which yields MTINDISMLAVSEQDVYSNKQTSNSKRSDDSDTGFFNQLEDANKAAYDNNSKAKTGASNAKTEQPEARDDAVSGDSMLAQINAAHTIDTSVKKNADAKAEALDEDAKQLKGKPDDQLAPIVIAPRKGVLSDVAASAEAANEKLMPLSQSMATANNKGDATAQKQSVDAAVMNLLSKDSEAIKADPLLAKLTPEQHEQLTTQLQASSKPNGNDNLATLKQMLTQYVVESDKASAADTAKQALNSQINALTTPEKQALLSQLNSYIKNEQPQGEQLASIKQTIADLSASIDKTALITADDKTALNALSDKELTKSLESLPKTNTEQLSPRTAQLLTQITSTVNGLGLNDSIGYEQTIIDMQALQAGQLQSTAQVKQASLDPGVMQALNIIKSDAAKMLQERVSSMLSINNKVAEIRLDPPEMGSMQIRIRSDAEQAQINFVVQNQQAKEALEQSLPRLREMLAQQGIDLGESTISYGEPGGQGAEQNDDSDSRRLTNNELTSDENDEQINTQMPSSRQQTSSSIDYYA from the coding sequence ATGACGATTAATGATATTTCAATGTTAGCGGTATCTGAGCAAGACGTTTACTCTAATAAACAAACGAGTAACTCAAAACGTAGTGATGACTCTGATACTGGTTTTTTTAATCAGTTAGAAGATGCTAATAAAGCGGCTTACGATAATAACAGCAAAGCTAAAACCGGCGCTAGTAATGCTAAGACTGAGCAGCCTGAAGCACGAGACGATGCTGTTTCGGGCGATAGTATGTTGGCGCAAATAAATGCTGCGCACACTATAGATACCTCAGTTAAAAAGAACGCTGATGCTAAAGCCGAGGCTTTAGATGAAGACGCTAAGCAATTAAAAGGGAAGCCTGATGATCAGCTTGCCCCTATTGTAATTGCACCGCGAAAAGGTGTGCTTAGCGATGTTGCAGCAAGCGCTGAGGCGGCAAACGAAAAGCTAATGCCCTTATCTCAAAGTATGGCCACTGCAAATAATAAAGGCGATGCAACAGCGCAAAAACAATCTGTAGATGCCGCAGTAATGAACTTGCTAAGCAAAGATAGCGAGGCAATTAAAGCAGATCCGTTACTTGCTAAACTAACACCCGAGCAGCATGAGCAATTAACTACGCAGCTGCAGGCAAGTAGTAAACCCAATGGCAACGACAACCTCGCAACATTAAAGCAAATGCTTACCCAATATGTTGTTGAGAGTGATAAAGCAAGCGCGGCAGACACGGCTAAACAGGCCTTAAATTCTCAAATAAATGCTTTGACCACACCAGAAAAACAAGCGCTACTGAGCCAGTTAAATAGCTATATTAAAAATGAGCAGCCCCAAGGTGAGCAACTAGCAAGTATTAAGCAAACAATTGCAGATTTAAGCGCATCGATTGATAAAACAGCATTAATAACTGCAGATGATAAAACAGCATTAAACGCACTTAGCGATAAAGAACTCACTAAATCGTTAGAGTCACTGCCAAAAACTAACACAGAGCAATTATCACCCCGTACAGCACAATTATTGACGCAAATTACCAGTACGGTAAATGGTTTAGGCCTAAACGATAGTATAGGGTATGAGCAAACTATAATTGATATGCAAGCATTGCAGGCTGGGCAATTACAAAGCACAGCACAAGTTAAACAAGCAAGCTTGGACCCAGGTGTTATGCAAGCGCTTAATATTATAAAAAGTGACGCGGCAAAAATGCTGCAAGAGCGAGTGAGCTCTATGCTTAGCATAAATAATAAAGTAGCAGAAATTCGTCTCGACCCACCAGAAATGGGCAGTATGCAAATTCGCATCAGGAGCGATGCAGAGCAAGCACAAATAAACTTTGTAGTACAAAACCAGCAAGCTAAAGAAGCGCTTGAACAATCGCTACCGCGCTTACGCGAAATGCTTGCCCAGCAAGGCATTGATTTAGGCGAAAGCACTATTTCTTATGGTGAGCCTGGAGGGCAAGGAGCAGAGCAAAATGATGACAGCGATAGTCGTCGTTTAACTAATAATGAATTGACTAGCGATGAAAACGATGAGCAAATTAATACACAAATGCCAAGTTCTCGACAACAAACGTCATCATCAATAGATTACTATGCCTAA
- the fliM gene encoding flagellar motor switch protein FliM, with product MSDLLSQDEIDALLHGVDDVDEEDIPEGEDGEGNTLQYDFSSQDRIVRGRMPTLEIVNERFARHMRISLFNMMRRTAEVSINGVQMIKFGEYVHTLFVPTSLNMVRFRPLKGTGLITMEARLVFILVDNFFGGDGRYHAKIEGREFTPTERRIVQMLLKIIFEDYKEAWAPVMDVSFEYLDSEVNPAMANIVSPTEVVVISSFHIELDGGGGDFHIALPYSMLEPIRELLDAGVQSDTEDTDLRWSKALRDEIMDVEVELSTQLLEVDLTLKQIMELKAGDIIPVEMPEHITVFVEELPTFRAKMGRSRDSVALQISEKIKRPDSVKSELHVFTKGGKKIDSDAELAELEDDLHLSDGVDLDW from the coding sequence GTGAGCGATTTATTATCCCAAGACGAAATTGATGCGTTATTGCATGGTGTTGATGACGTTGATGAGGAAGATATACCCGAAGGTGAAGACGGTGAAGGCAATACGCTTCAGTATGACTTTTCTTCGCAAGATCGGATCGTACGTGGGCGAATGCCGACGCTGGAAATTGTTAACGAACGCTTTGCTCGTCATATGCGAATTAGCCTATTTAACATGATGCGCCGCACCGCTGAGGTGTCTATAAACGGCGTACAAATGATTAAGTTTGGCGAGTATGTGCATACTTTGTTTGTGCCAACTAGTTTAAATATGGTGCGTTTTAGACCCTTAAAAGGCACCGGCCTTATTACCATGGAAGCACGCTTAGTGTTTATTTTGGTTGATAACTTTTTTGGTGGTGATGGCCGCTACCATGCAAAAATTGAAGGGCGAGAATTTACCCCTACAGAGCGACGCATTGTGCAAATGCTACTAAAAATAATCTTTGAAGATTATAAAGAAGCATGGGCACCGGTAATGGATGTATCCTTTGAATACCTAGATTCTGAAGTAAACCCTGCTATGGCTAACATTGTAAGCCCAACCGAAGTGGTGGTTATTAGCTCTTTTCATATTGAATTGGATGGCGGCGGAGGGGACTTTCATATTGCTCTACCTTATTCTATGCTGGAGCCAATTAGAGAGCTGCTTGACGCGGGTGTGCAATCGGATACCGAAGACACCGATTTACGTTGGAGTAAGGCACTACGCGATGAAATAATGGACGTAGAGGTTGAGTTATCTACTCAGTTATTGGAAGTGGATTTAACGCTAAAACAAATAATGGAACTTAAAGCAGGTGATATTATTCCGGTAGAAATGCCTGAGCATATAACTGTATTTGTTGAAGAGTTACCGACATTTAGAGCTAAAATGGGCCGCTCACGCGATAGTGTTGCGCTGCAAATTAGTGAAAAAATTAAACGACCTGATTCAGTTAAATCTGAGCTGCATGTATTTACCAAAGGCGGCAAGAAAATTGATTCAGATGCAGAATTAGCAGAACTAGAAGATGATTTACACCTCTCTGACGGTGTAGACTTAGACTGGTAA
- the fliQ gene encoding flagellar biosynthesis protein FliQ, producing MEPEVFVDILSSALFLVIKLVSAIVVPGLIVGLVVAVFQAATSINEQTLSFLPRLLITISALIVGGHWFTQELMDFFTRLVLLIPEIAG from the coding sequence GTGGAACCAGAAGTATTTGTTGATATTTTAAGTAGCGCGCTGTTTTTAGTAATTAAATTGGTTTCTGCGATTGTAGTGCCGGGCTTAATTGTGGGCTTAGTGGTTGCCGTGTTTCAGGCTGCAACTTCAATTAACGAGCAAACGTTGAGTTTTTTACCACGCTTACTTATTACTATAAGTGCGCTTATTGTTGGCGGCCACTGGTTTACCCAAGAGTTAATGGACTTTTTTACCCGCCTAGTATTACTTATTCCTGAAATTGCAGGCTAG
- the fliH gene encoding flagellar assembly protein FliH, with protein sequence MTKSSMHKGRPLHADEADELLKHWDVPDVAPDEKSFGNRSTAFGTPLAELYRKEMAEESLIEEPQEPELPALTMAELERIRQDAFEEGVKQGHEQGYIDGFDKGVTEGKEAGYKEGLELGKTQGHEDVKPLIEEQLTGLRSVLEGLTAPLGKVDEQAEKQLVQLAVMLAEAIIYQEVKTSPDVILHTLKHSIDALNTEQEKVRIHLHPEDLELIKHSYGEQTVTDNNWQLIAEPTLERGGCEVKTAQSSLDMTLKTRVKETLDSFLHNSSI encoded by the coding sequence ATGACTAAATCGTCAATGCATAAAGGGCGTCCACTGCACGCAGATGAAGCCGATGAACTATTAAAGCATTGGGATGTTCCTGATGTAGCGCCAGATGAAAAAAGCTTTGGTAATCGCTCTACGGCATTTGGTACACCGCTTGCGGAGCTGTATCGAAAAGAAATGGCTGAAGAGTCGCTAATTGAGGAGCCGCAAGAACCTGAGTTACCTGCGCTTACTATGGCCGAACTTGAACGCATTAGACAAGATGCGTTTGAAGAAGGTGTAAAGCAAGGCCACGAGCAAGGTTACATAGATGGTTTTGATAAAGGCGTTACCGAAGGTAAAGAAGCAGGCTACAAAGAAGGCCTAGAGCTGGGTAAAACCCAAGGCCATGAAGATGTAAAACCACTAATAGAAGAGCAGTTAACTGGCCTGCGCAGTGTTTTAGAGGGATTAACCGCGCCACTAGGTAAAGTAGATGAGCAAGCTGAAAAGCAATTAGTGCAATTAGCCGTTATGCTTGCAGAAGCTATTATTTATCAAGAAGTAAAAACCTCTCCCGACGTTATTTTACACACCCTTAAACACAGTATTGATGCGCTTAATACCGAGCAAGAAAAAGTACGCATTCATTTACACCCCGAAGATTTAGAACTAATAAAGCATAGTTATGGCGAGCAAACAGTGACTGATAATAACTGGCAGCTGATTGCAGAGCCAACATTAGAGCGAGGCGGCTGCGAAGTTAAAACCGCGCAATCATCGCTTGATATGACACTTAAAACGCGTGTCAAAGAAACATTGGATAGTTTTTTGCATAACAGTAGTATCTAA
- the fliL gene encoding flagellar basal body-associated protein FliL yields the protein MAEETNLEIEETGNSKKKLIVIIAAVLLVIVAAVVGYFLLSGSDAPVETLNDEATAAQQTSSSTGSSAKIGSALYVAMPRPFVFNIPGSSRDRIVQIKVELLVRGEANEETAKKHIPLIESTLLSIFSMTTADELSTSVGKENLRFAALEKVQASLMDVEGSKVIERVLFTGFVMQ from the coding sequence ATGGCTGAAGAGACTAATTTAGAAATAGAAGAAACAGGTAATAGCAAAAAGAAACTCATAGTAATTATTGCAGCGGTATTGCTTGTTATTGTTGCAGCTGTTGTTGGTTATTTTTTGCTTTCGGGCTCTGACGCGCCAGTAGAAACTTTAAATGATGAAGCCACTGCAGCACAGCAAACAAGCTCTTCTACAGGCTCATCGGCTAAAATAGGCAGCGCACTTTATGTTGCAATGCCAAGACCTTTTGTATTTAACATACCAGGCTCTAGCCGCGATAGAATTGTACAAATTAAAGTGGAATTATTAGTGCGCGGCGAAGCAAACGAAGAAACTGCTAAAAAGCATATTCCACTAATAGAAAGTACGTTATTGAGCATATTTTCTATGACCACGGCTGACGAACTAAGCACCAGTGTAGGTAAAGAAAACTTACGCTTTGCAGCACTAGAAAAAGTACAAGCTAGCTTAATGGACGTTGAAGGCAGTAAAGTAATTGAGCGGGTATTATTTACCGGCTTTGTGATGCAATAA
- the fliP gene encoding flagellar type III secretion system pore protein FliP (The bacterial flagellar biogenesis protein FliP forms a type III secretion system (T3SS)-type pore required for flagellar assembly.) gives MTKWLLLIFVMLFVPNVSAEGIDALTITTNADGTQDYSVTLQVLAIMTALSFIPAAIIMMTSFTRIIVVLAILRQAIGLQQTPSNQVLLGMSLFLSIFIMAPIYQQVNERAIEPYLSEQVTSMEALELAKEPMKAFMLSQVRIKDLETFAKIAGYDQLDSPEATPLIVLIPAFVTSELQTAFIIGFMFFIPFLIVDLVVASVLMAMGMMMLSPMIVSLPFKIMLFVLVDGWSLVMGTLAKSFGLGT, from the coding sequence ATGACTAAATGGCTGCTTCTTATTTTTGTCATGCTGTTTGTACCAAATGTAAGTGCAGAAGGAATAGACGCACTAACCATTACCACAAATGCAGATGGCACCCAAGACTACTCGGTAACGCTGCAAGTATTGGCTATTATGACCGCGCTGAGCTTTATTCCGGCGGCTATAATCATGATGACCTCGTTTACCCGTATTATTGTAGTGCTGGCTATTTTGCGCCAAGCCATAGGTTTACAACAAACCCCCTCAAATCAAGTATTGCTAGGCATGTCGTTATTTTTAAGTATTTTTATTATGGCGCCTATTTATCAGCAAGTGAACGAGCGCGCAATAGAGCCCTACCTAAGCGAGCAAGTAACTTCAATGGAAGCATTGGAGTTGGCAAAAGAGCCAATGAAAGCTTTTATGTTGTCGCAGGTGCGTATTAAAGATTTAGAAACCTTTGCAAAAATAGCGGGATACGATCAGTTAGACTCGCCAGAAGCCACGCCGTTAATTGTACTTATTCCGGCGTTTGTAACCAGTGAGCTGCAAACGGCCTTTATTATTGGTTTTATGTTTTTTATTCCTTTTTTAATCGTGGATTTAGTGGTGGCGTCGGTATTAATGGCCATGGGTATGATGATGCTATCGCCAATGATAGTGTCTTTGCCGTTTAAAATAATGCTGTTTGTGTTGGTTGATGGCTGGAGCTTAGTAATGGGAACCTTGGCTAAAAGCTTTGGTTTAGGCACATGA
- the fliI gene encoding flagellar protein export ATPase FliI, with translation MSALDVSLSERLSQYKQHIKPPTLAVAGILTRVVGLTLEAKGLRAPVGSQCKIETMNGFVDAEIVGFNDQTLYLMPNDHISGVLPGARVIPQLNDTGLPVGMSLLGRVVDGLGRPLDGLGKINAEHYLKFAQKPINPLSRRPISQPMDVGVRAINSVITVGQGQRMGLFAGSGVGKSVLLGMMTRGSEADVIVVGLVGERGREVKEFIEEILGVEGRKRSVVVAAPADSSPLMRLKGCESAVTIAEYFRDQGLNVLLLLDSVTRYAMAQREIALAVGEPPATKGYPPSVFAKLPALVERAGNGGEGQGSITAFFTVLSEGDDMQDPIADAARAILDGHIVLSRELADSGHYPAIDIEKSISRVMPQVVSETHMQQARVLKQVYSMYQQNKDMITLGAYQKGTDQMLDQAINMMPRVNAFLQQGMRDVISYDDGLQGLAQLLGQA, from the coding sequence ATGTCTGCTTTAGATGTTTCATTAAGCGAACGCTTATCTCAATACAAACAGCATATTAAACCGCCAACACTTGCTGTAGCGGGTATTTTAACGCGAGTAGTTGGCCTTACCCTTGAGGCCAAAGGCTTACGTGCGCCTGTAGGTAGCCAATGTAAAATAGAAACCATGAACGGCTTTGTTGATGCCGAAATTGTTGGCTTTAACGACCAAACCTTATATTTAATGCCAAACGATCATATATCGGGGGTGCTTCCTGGGGCTCGGGTGATCCCCCAACTTAACGACACAGGTTTACCTGTAGGCATGAGTTTGCTGGGCCGCGTAGTTGATGGCTTAGGCCGTCCTCTTGATGGTTTAGGTAAAATAAATGCTGAGCACTACCTTAAGTTTGCCCAAAAACCGATAAACCCTCTTTCAAGACGACCCATAAGCCAGCCTATGGATGTAGGTGTGCGTGCTATAAACTCAGTAATAACAGTAGGACAAGGCCAACGAATGGGCTTGTTTGCGGGCTCGGGTGTAGGTAAATCGGTACTGCTTGGTATGATGACACGTGGTAGTGAAGCCGATGTTATTGTGGTGGGGCTGGTGGGTGAGCGTGGCCGCGAAGTAAAAGAATTTATTGAAGAAATACTTGGTGTAGAGGGGCGTAAACGCTCGGTGGTTGTAGCAGCACCGGCAGACTCTTCACCCTTAATGCGTTTAAAAGGCTGCGAAAGCGCGGTGACTATTGCTGAGTACTTTCGCGATCAGGGATTAAATGTTTTGTTATTGCTCGATTCGGTAACGCGTTATGCCATGGCGCAGCGTGAAATAGCACTTGCAGTAGGCGAGCCTCCGGCAACTAAAGGCTACCCGCCTTCGGTGTTTGCAAAGCTGCCTGCGCTGGTGGAGCGTGCCGGTAACGGCGGAGAAGGGCAAGGCTCTATTACTGCCTTTTTTACTGTATTAAGTGAAGGCGATGATATGCAAGACCCCATTGCCGATGCAGCGCGCGCCATACTCGACGGCCATATTGTACTTTCGCGGGAACTGGCCGACAGCGGTCATTATCCGGCAATTGATATAGAAAAATCTATTTCGCGAGTAATGCCGCAAGTGGTATCTGAGACGCACATGCAACAAGCGCGAGTACTTAAGCAGGTGTATTCTATGTACCAGCAAAATAAAGACATGATCACCCTAGGTGCGTATCAAAAAGGGACAGATCAAATGCTTGATCAAGCCATTAATATGATGCCAAGAGTAAATGCCTTTTTACAGCAAGGTATGCGCGATGTAATTAGTTACGACGACGGCCTGCAAGGGCTAGCGCAGTTATTAGGGCAAGCATAA
- the fliO gene encoding flagellar biosynthetic protein FliO, whose translation MSMVVALTSSVFTKAEQVTPTGDILSMVLSLVMVLVLIIVLAFFVKKFNPNLANSDEFKVVRSLPLGSRERLMVVEIDNAQHLLGVTPHSINYLHKLDTPLSEKELPELAKRFSKLLNPQANQNKKN comes from the coding sequence ATGAGTATGGTTGTTGCTTTAACCAGCTCGGTATTTACAAAAGCAGAGCAGGTAACACCCACAGGCGATATTCTCTCTATGGTGTTATCGCTTGTTATGGTGCTGGTGCTAATTATAGTACTGGCATTTTTTGTGAAAAAGTTTAATCCAAATTTAGCAAATAGTGATGAGTTTAAAGTAGTGCGTAGTTTACCGCTGGGCTCGCGTGAGCGTTTAATGGTGGTAGAAATAGACAACGCACAACATTTGTTAGGGGTTACCCCGCACAGCATTAACTATTTACATAAATTAGATACACCTTTGAGTGAAAAAGAGCTACCAGAATTAGCAAAACGCTTTAGTAAGCTTTTAAATCCACAAGCAAATCAAAATAAAAAGAATTAA